Proteins from one Rosa chinensis cultivar Old Blush chromosome 7, RchiOBHm-V2, whole genome shotgun sequence genomic window:
- the LOC112177372 gene encoding uncharacterized protein LOC112177372 codes for MAAAALSKLLSSLLLQPPPPPQQEFTLPPRVPLPKPSPPSPLVASWAPSAENVAFPSLANSNVLFFSSAGFNGQVLVQDNEPEEWLLNRFRREVIRAGVFLECKKRRFFENNQDKKKRRGAISKKKKKRKARQAARRNKNNPQRFDLSDLRLLFDESDIAFWVCFLMMFILF; via the coding sequence ATGGCTGCTGCAGCTCTCTCCAAGCTCCTCTCCTCCCTCCTCCTTcagccaccaccaccaccacaacaagAGTTCACTCTTCCGCCACGTGTCCCTCTCCCTAAACCCTCGCCACCATCCCCTCTCGTTGCCAGCTGGGCCCCATCGGCGGAAAATGTAGCCTTTCCGTCGCTGGCCAACTCAAACGTGCTCTTCTTCAGCTCGGCCGGCTTCAACGGCCAGGTGTTGGTCCAAGACAACGAGCCGGAGGAGTGGCTCCTCAACCGGTTCAGGAGGGAGGTCATCAGGGCCGGCGTGTTCCTGGAGTGCAAGAAGAGGAGGTTTTTCGAGAACAACCAggacaagaagaagagaaggggCGCCAtctccaagaaaaagaagaagagaaaggctAGGCAGGCTGCTAGAAGGAACAAGAACAACCCCCAAAGGTTTGATCTTTCTGACTTAAGATTGCTTTTTGATGAGTCTGATATTGCATTTTGGGTCTGTTTTCTAATGATGTTTATACTTTTTTAA
- the LOC112178588 gene encoding telomere length regulation protein TEL2 homolog isoform X2, which produces MAREFGGSFQSEDYTNENLMSNVSRVAQIVASIPDKAQLRAPTSLSAHLFFKQVTIQLLSLAEEGNMEILDGFHESNMNGTLLFVGETFSRICRRGSVDVLLSEIIPRILRHVRSLSSSTMDSLGSDVLESDPGSQFWLNLIQAIKDSYAVERMSEQLLHQLATEQVGDIEAYWILWLLFHRVFKSQISARSMFTDKFLVWKVFPICCLRWILQFSVLECAPDSNSLAKGHNTRNFLDTLQHLVAVWSKREFVQSAPVEQQIYVTAGVGLSLEQMSKEELDETKDVLHSILQGVSCRLESPNHLVRKMASSVALVFSKVIDPKNPLYLDDSLTGETIDWEFGLSTPKKGTLGTSSCLEEGMNKSKISKTSVLEDGLNHKASGKSKSRKLSATKLVDPDEIIDPVTLNYDSVSDEDDNNDSEDSDVSSDSSLQPYDLSDDDTDLKRKFSQLVDVVGALRKSDDADGVEKALEVSEKLVRASPDELKFVASDLVRTLVQVRCSDLAIEGEEDSAEDKRQRTLVALLVTCPLESLETLNKLLYSPNVDVSQRLLILDVMTEGAEELADTKIIKAKHQTRALISTTSETQAWFLPSDIGPPGAGAWKEISETNSLLNWTNRYQRELPPKPGQIRRGKTRQWSLRSANAPKSQIEWSHNKFPVYAAAFMLPAMQGFDKRRQGVDLLDRDFIVLGKLIYMLGVCMKCAAMHPEASALAGPLLDMLSSREICFHKEAYVRRSTLFAASCVLLSLHPSYVATSLVEGNTEISNGLEWIRTWALHVTESDTDRECYSMAMKCLQLHAEMALQASRALESAQSTSNAKNVVGIPSNLSKGTIIIPHSNVKY; this is translated from the exons ATGGCTAGAGAATTTGGTGGCTCTTTCCAGTCTGAAGATTATACaaatgaaaatctcatgtcAAATGTATCTAGAGTGGCACAGATTGTTGCATCTATACCTGACAAAGCACAATTGAGAGCCCCAACTTCACTTTCAGCACA TTTGTTCTTCAAGCAAGTTACCATTCAGCTTCTTTCTCTAGCAGAAGAAGGGAATATGGAGATATTAGATGGCTTCCATGAAAGTAACATGAATGGGACCTTACTGTTTGTTGGGGAAACATTTTCTCGTATATGTCGACGTGGATCTGTAG ATGTGCTTTTAAGTGAAATAATCCCAAGGATTCTTAGACATGTCCGGAGTTTGTCATCATCAACTATGGACTCACTAGGTTCAGATGTTCTGGAATCAGACCCTGGTTCCCAATTTTGGTTGAATCTTATTCAAGCAATCAAAGATTCATATGCTGTGGAAAGAATGTCTGAGCAACTTTTACATCAGCTTGCAACTGAACAAGTGGGTGATATTGAAGCTTACTGGATTCTTTGGCTATTATTTCATCGGGTTTTCAAGAGCCAAATATCAGCGAG GTCCATGTTTACTGACAAGTTTTTAGTCTGGAAAGTATTTCCTATTTGTTGCCTTCGATGGATCCTTCAATTTTCCGTCCTTGAATGCGCACCAGATTCTAATTCACTTGCTAAAGGTCATAATACCCGCAATTTCTTAGACACGTTACAGCATCTGGTAGCAGTATGGTCTAAAAGGGAGTTTGTACAATCAGCCCCAGTCGAGCAGCAAATAT ATGTAACTGCTGGTGTAGGCCTTTCCCTAGAGCAGATGTCTAAGGAGGAATTAGATGAGACAAAGGATGTGCTGCATTCAATTCTCCAAGGAGTGAGCT GTAGGCTTGAAAGCCCTAATCATTTAGTACGGAAGATGGCTAGCTCTGTTGCTTTAGTTTTCTCCAAGGTGATTGATCCAAAAAATCCTCTATACCTTGATGACAGCCTAACTGGGGAGACTATTGACTGGGAATTTGGGTTGTCTACTCCTAAGAAAGGTACCTTGGGAACCTCAAGTTGCTTAGAAGAAGGTatgaacaaatccaaaatatctAAAACCTCAGTGCTGGAAGATGGCTTAAACCACAAAGCCAGTGGGAAGAGTAAAAGTAGGAAATTATCTGCAACAAAGTTGGTTGATCCAGACGAGATCATTGATCCTGTTACACTGAATTATGATTCAGTCTCTGATGAAGATGACAACAATGATAGTGAGGATTCTGATGTCTCAAGTGACTCATCTTTACAGCCATATGATTTATCAGATGATGACACAGATTTGAAAAGGAAATTTTCACAGTTGGTTGATGTAGTTGGGGCACTTCGGAAATCTGATGATGCTGATGGG GTGGAGAAGGCTCTtgaagtttctgaaaaacttgtgCGAGCATCACCTGATGAGCTTAAGTTTGTAGCAAGTGATCTCGTGAGAACCCTGGTACAGGTTCGTTGCTCTGACTTGGCTATAGAAGGTGAGGAAGATTCAGCTGAAGACAAGAGACAAAGAACATTGGTCGCTTTGCTTGTCACGTGTCCATTGGAGTCTCTTGAAACTTTAAACAAACTACTATATTCACCTAATGTGGATGTCAGTCAGCGCTTACTGATTCTTGATGTAATGACCGAGGGGGCTGAGGAGCTTGCTGATACTAAAATTATAAAGGCTAAACATCAGACTAGGGCCCTCATATCGACCACATCAGAGACACAAGCTTGGTTCTTGCCTAGTGACATAGGTCCTCCTGGAGCTGGTGCCTGGAAAGAGATTTCAGAAACAAATTCTTTACTGAACTGGACAAATCGTTATCAGAGGGAACTTCCCCCAAAGCCTGGTCAGATTAGGAGAGGAAAGACACGTCAATGGAGCCTTAGATCAGCCAATGCACCAAAAAGCCAAATAGAATGGTCCCATAATAAGTTTCCAGTGTATGCAGCAGCATTTATGCTTCCTGCCATGCAGGGGTTTGATAAGAGAAGGCAAGGTGTCGACCTTCTTGATAGAGATTTTATCGTCCTGGGAAAACTCATCTATATGCTCGGAGTCTGTATGAAATGTGCAGCCATGCATCCGGAAGCATCTGCTCTGGCTGGCCCTCTTCTAGATATGCTAAGCTCCAG GGAGATATGTTTTCACAAGGAAGCATATGTCAGAAGATCTACCCTTTTTGCAGCTTCATGCGTATTGCTATCACTTCACCCCTCTTATGTAGCAACCTCCTTAGTTGAAGGCAATACTGAAATTTCTAACGGACTTGAATGGATTCGCACATGGGCCCTTCATGTAACTGAATCAGACACAGATAGAGAGTGTTATTCG ATGGCTATGAAATGTCTGCAACTCCATGCTGAAATGGCCCTGCAAGCTTCTCGAGCACTAGAGTCGGCACAAAGCACGTCCAATGCAAAGAATGTTGTTGGGATTCCGTCCAATCTATCCAAGGGAACAATTATCATCCCCCACTCCAATGTGAAATACTGA
- the LOC112178588 gene encoding telomere length regulation protein TEL2 homolog isoform X1: protein MENGSKRRSEVEIKVLDKVGEVISELHKAKHADQVISALHSVAILLFPLDSSLFSGAIGERCREQVLSVEAPSADERSELWKTFYRGAAFRTFARVLLTDVASNWLACFPFSARKHVYDVFFVNGLATEVVQILVPCLQQNGSGDVDVNAVHSNTERLLVLCLVENNGVLQMAREFGGSFQSEDYTNENLMSNVSRVAQIVASIPDKAQLRAPTSLSAHLFFKQVTIQLLSLAEEGNMEILDGFHESNMNGTLLFVGETFSRICRRGSVDVLLSEIIPRILRHVRSLSSSTMDSLGSDVLESDPGSQFWLNLIQAIKDSYAVERMSEQLLHQLATEQVGDIEAYWILWLLFHRVFKSQISARSMFTDKFLVWKVFPICCLRWILQFSVLECAPDSNSLAKGHNTRNFLDTLQHLVAVWSKREFVQSAPVEQQIYVTAGVGLSLEQMSKEELDETKDVLHSILQGVSCRLESPNHLVRKMASSVALVFSKVIDPKNPLYLDDSLTGETIDWEFGLSTPKKGTLGTSSCLEEGMNKSKISKTSVLEDGLNHKASGKSKSRKLSATKLVDPDEIIDPVTLNYDSVSDEDDNNDSEDSDVSSDSSLQPYDLSDDDTDLKRKFSQLVDVVGALRKSDDADGVEKALEVSEKLVRASPDELKFVASDLVRTLVQVRCSDLAIEGEEDSAEDKRQRTLVALLVTCPLESLETLNKLLYSPNVDVSQRLLILDVMTEGAEELADTKIIKAKHQTRALISTTSETQAWFLPSDIGPPGAGAWKEISETNSLLNWTNRYQRELPPKPGQIRRGKTRQWSLRSANAPKSQIEWSHNKFPVYAAAFMLPAMQGFDKRRQGVDLLDRDFIVLGKLIYMLGVCMKCAAMHPEASALAGPLLDMLSSREICFHKEAYVRRSTLFAASCVLLSLHPSYVATSLVEGNTEISNGLEWIRTWALHVTESDTDRECYSMAMKCLQLHAEMALQASRALESAQSTSNAKNVVGIPSNLSKGTIIIPHSNVKY from the exons ATGGAGAACGGCTCCAAAAGACGAAGCGAAGTAGAAATCAAAGTTCTTGACAAGGTCGGAGAAGTGATCTCCGAATTACACAAGGCCAAGCACGCAGACCAAGTCATTTCCGCGCTGCACTCCGTCGCTATTCTTCTCTTCCCTCTcgattcttctctcttctcag GTGCTATTGGTGAGCGGTGCAGAGAGCAG GTTCTTAGTGTTGAAGCTCCTTCAGCTGATGAGAGAAGCGAGTTGTGGAAGACTTTTTATCGAGGAGCTGCATTCAGAACATTTGCTCGGGTTTTGTTAACTG ATGTCGCTTCCAATTGGCTTGCTTGTTTCCCGTTTTCAGCACGGAAACATGTGTATGATGTCTTCTTTGTTAACGGACTTGCCACTGAGGTTGTTCAGATTTTGGTCCCTTGTCTACAGCAAAATGGAAGTGGTGATGTTGATGTCAATGCTGTTCACTCCAATACTGAAAG GTTACTTGTACTTTGCTTGGTTGAAAATAATGGGGTGCTCCAGATGGCTAGAGAATTTGGTGGCTCTTTCCAGTCTGAAGATTATACaaatgaaaatctcatgtcAAATGTATCTAGAGTGGCACAGATTGTTGCATCTATACCTGACAAAGCACAATTGAGAGCCCCAACTTCACTTTCAGCACA TTTGTTCTTCAAGCAAGTTACCATTCAGCTTCTTTCTCTAGCAGAAGAAGGGAATATGGAGATATTAGATGGCTTCCATGAAAGTAACATGAATGGGACCTTACTGTTTGTTGGGGAAACATTTTCTCGTATATGTCGACGTGGATCTGTAG ATGTGCTTTTAAGTGAAATAATCCCAAGGATTCTTAGACATGTCCGGAGTTTGTCATCATCAACTATGGACTCACTAGGTTCAGATGTTCTGGAATCAGACCCTGGTTCCCAATTTTGGTTGAATCTTATTCAAGCAATCAAAGATTCATATGCTGTGGAAAGAATGTCTGAGCAACTTTTACATCAGCTTGCAACTGAACAAGTGGGTGATATTGAAGCTTACTGGATTCTTTGGCTATTATTTCATCGGGTTTTCAAGAGCCAAATATCAGCGAG GTCCATGTTTACTGACAAGTTTTTAGTCTGGAAAGTATTTCCTATTTGTTGCCTTCGATGGATCCTTCAATTTTCCGTCCTTGAATGCGCACCAGATTCTAATTCACTTGCTAAAGGTCATAATACCCGCAATTTCTTAGACACGTTACAGCATCTGGTAGCAGTATGGTCTAAAAGGGAGTTTGTACAATCAGCCCCAGTCGAGCAGCAAATAT ATGTAACTGCTGGTGTAGGCCTTTCCCTAGAGCAGATGTCTAAGGAGGAATTAGATGAGACAAAGGATGTGCTGCATTCAATTCTCCAAGGAGTGAGCT GTAGGCTTGAAAGCCCTAATCATTTAGTACGGAAGATGGCTAGCTCTGTTGCTTTAGTTTTCTCCAAGGTGATTGATCCAAAAAATCCTCTATACCTTGATGACAGCCTAACTGGGGAGACTATTGACTGGGAATTTGGGTTGTCTACTCCTAAGAAAGGTACCTTGGGAACCTCAAGTTGCTTAGAAGAAGGTatgaacaaatccaaaatatctAAAACCTCAGTGCTGGAAGATGGCTTAAACCACAAAGCCAGTGGGAAGAGTAAAAGTAGGAAATTATCTGCAACAAAGTTGGTTGATCCAGACGAGATCATTGATCCTGTTACACTGAATTATGATTCAGTCTCTGATGAAGATGACAACAATGATAGTGAGGATTCTGATGTCTCAAGTGACTCATCTTTACAGCCATATGATTTATCAGATGATGACACAGATTTGAAAAGGAAATTTTCACAGTTGGTTGATGTAGTTGGGGCACTTCGGAAATCTGATGATGCTGATGGG GTGGAGAAGGCTCTtgaagtttctgaaaaacttgtgCGAGCATCACCTGATGAGCTTAAGTTTGTAGCAAGTGATCTCGTGAGAACCCTGGTACAGGTTCGTTGCTCTGACTTGGCTATAGAAGGTGAGGAAGATTCAGCTGAAGACAAGAGACAAAGAACATTGGTCGCTTTGCTTGTCACGTGTCCATTGGAGTCTCTTGAAACTTTAAACAAACTACTATATTCACCTAATGTGGATGTCAGTCAGCGCTTACTGATTCTTGATGTAATGACCGAGGGGGCTGAGGAGCTTGCTGATACTAAAATTATAAAGGCTAAACATCAGACTAGGGCCCTCATATCGACCACATCAGAGACACAAGCTTGGTTCTTGCCTAGTGACATAGGTCCTCCTGGAGCTGGTGCCTGGAAAGAGATTTCAGAAACAAATTCTTTACTGAACTGGACAAATCGTTATCAGAGGGAACTTCCCCCAAAGCCTGGTCAGATTAGGAGAGGAAAGACACGTCAATGGAGCCTTAGATCAGCCAATGCACCAAAAAGCCAAATAGAATGGTCCCATAATAAGTTTCCAGTGTATGCAGCAGCATTTATGCTTCCTGCCATGCAGGGGTTTGATAAGAGAAGGCAAGGTGTCGACCTTCTTGATAGAGATTTTATCGTCCTGGGAAAACTCATCTATATGCTCGGAGTCTGTATGAAATGTGCAGCCATGCATCCGGAAGCATCTGCTCTGGCTGGCCCTCTTCTAGATATGCTAAGCTCCAG GGAGATATGTTTTCACAAGGAAGCATATGTCAGAAGATCTACCCTTTTTGCAGCTTCATGCGTATTGCTATCACTTCACCCCTCTTATGTAGCAACCTCCTTAGTTGAAGGCAATACTGAAATTTCTAACGGACTTGAATGGATTCGCACATGGGCCCTTCATGTAACTGAATCAGACACAGATAGAGAGTGTTATTCG ATGGCTATGAAATGTCTGCAACTCCATGCTGAAATGGCCCTGCAAGCTTCTCGAGCACTAGAGTCGGCACAAAGCACGTCCAATGCAAAGAATGTTGTTGGGATTCCGTCCAATCTATCCAAGGGAACAATTATCATCCCCCACTCCAATGTGAAATACTGA